A stretch of the Sulfurimonas sp. HSL3-1 genome encodes the following:
- a CDS encoding efflux RND transporter permease subunit, which translates to MYKFAINRPITTLMYVLTLVVFGLMSFKAMPAALFPNVDFPIVTVKTVYPGAEPTSVESQITDKIEEAVSGINGIDTITSTSSDGVSVVMVKFLLERKIDEAANDVRDKVSAVKLPVQAEKPLVSKLDIGAAPVINVFLAAKEATPTELMLFADEKAKPAIQRLSGVGAINIIGYRDREIRIYPDPYALNKYGITVKELNDIISKENVKIGGGKLEKGASELIIKTEADAVNIDDLLAIKIKDELRLADLARVEDALADAKSFSSYDGKAGVMLEVQKISGTNTLDVIKLVKDAVPGLQRLAGDKIEVKTLNDTSPFIIHSLEDVEFDLVYGALLAALIIFVFLRNVTITLVASLAIPTSIIGTFALMDYMGFDLNKLTLIGLTLAIGILIDDAIVVIENIYKKMEAGMGKFDAAVEGTKEMAFAILAISSMLLAVFIPVSMMSGIVGKFFNSFAMTVAFAIVISYTIAMTFIPSLSARVLHKGESRFYDKTEFIFVWLDRAYAATLRFALRFKVLNMVAVLVIFIGSLSLFPKIGMDFVPKEDKAEFEVKIEAKPGISLEEMLVKSRKVEALVNGVDQVEYTTLGIGYNSAQEINKALLYVKLTDKTKRSQNQEEIIQALRGKLKGFDPDLFITAAAIPNIKGAGVSVPYQIVLKGDSFDSLTAASDALTAYLAQKQGFVDIDTNLEAGKPELQISILRENANRLGVRAEDIAKALATAFSSDLPISQYEENGKLYDITLRFDDAHREDVEQIKKMELRTPAGDLVSLDGLVTFENGSAMAAVNRFDRERQVTVFADLFGLDLGGAVSYTMAKIDELMPEGVNYRFTGFAEEMAKTGKAFVTAIGLTIIMIYIILAILYESLIQPVIIMMALPLSITGVLIALFLSGQQFSLFVMIGFFLLMGMVGKNAVLLVDFANVAVEKGREVNEALLEAGEKRLRPILMTTFAMVFAMLPLAFGSGFGSETKSPMAIAVIGGLISSMILTLVVVPIIYRLLYPLDRWLRSHYERRIGEA; encoded by the coding sequence ATGTACAAATTTGCCATTAACCGACCCATCACGACGCTGATGTATGTGCTGACGCTCGTCGTCTTCGGACTGATGAGTTTCAAAGCCATGCCCGCGGCGCTCTTCCCCAACGTCGACTTCCCCATCGTCACCGTCAAAACGGTCTACCCTGGGGCGGAGCCGACCAGCGTCGAGTCCCAGATCACCGACAAGATTGAGGAAGCGGTCTCGGGGATCAACGGGATCGACACGATCACCTCTACGAGCAGCGACGGCGTGAGCGTCGTTATGGTCAAGTTCCTGCTTGAACGCAAGATAGACGAAGCGGCCAACGATGTGCGCGACAAGGTCTCCGCCGTCAAGCTCCCGGTGCAGGCGGAGAAACCGCTGGTGAGCAAGCTCGATATCGGCGCGGCGCCGGTCATCAACGTCTTCCTGGCGGCGAAGGAGGCGACGCCGACGGAGCTGATGCTCTTTGCCGACGAGAAGGCCAAACCCGCGATCCAGCGCCTCAGCGGCGTCGGGGCCATCAATATCATCGGCTACCGCGACCGCGAGATCCGCATCTACCCCGACCCTTATGCCCTGAACAAGTACGGCATTACCGTCAAAGAGCTCAATGACATCATCTCCAAGGAGAACGTCAAGATCGGCGGCGGGAAACTGGAGAAGGGGGCCAGCGAGCTCATCATCAAAACCGAGGCCGACGCGGTGAACATCGACGACCTCCTCGCGATCAAGATCAAAGACGAGCTCCGCCTGGCCGATCTTGCCCGGGTCGAGGACGCCCTGGCGGATGCGAAGAGCTTCTCCTCCTATGACGGGAAGGCCGGCGTCATGCTGGAGGTGCAGAAGATCTCGGGCACGAATACCCTCGACGTGATCAAACTGGTCAAGGATGCCGTGCCGGGGCTGCAGCGGCTCGCGGGCGACAAGATCGAGGTGAAAACGCTCAACGACACCTCGCCCTTTATCATCCACTCCCTCGAAGACGTCGAGTTCGACCTGGTCTACGGGGCGCTGCTGGCGGCGCTGATCATCTTCGTCTTTCTGCGCAACGTGACGATCACCCTCGTCGCTTCCCTGGCGATCCCGACGTCTATCATCGGCACCTTCGCCCTGATGGACTACATGGGCTTCGACCTGAACAAGCTGACGCTGATCGGGCTGACGCTCGCCATTGGTATCCTCATCGACGATGCCATCGTCGTTATCGAGAACATCTACAAAAAGATGGAAGCGGGGATGGGCAAGTTCGACGCGGCCGTCGAGGGGACCAAGGAGATGGCCTTCGCCATCCTCGCGATCTCCTCGATGCTGCTGGCGGTCTTTATCCCCGTCTCCATGATGAGCGGGATCGTCGGGAAGTTCTTCAACTCCTTCGCGATGACCGTCGCCTTTGCCATCGTCATCTCCTACACGATCGCGATGACCTTCATCCCCTCGCTCAGCGCCCGGGTGCTGCATAAAGGCGAGAGCCGCTTTTACGACAAGACGGAGTTCATCTTCGTCTGGCTCGACCGCGCCTACGCGGCGACCCTGCGTTTCGCCCTGCGCTTCAAGGTGCTGAACATGGTCGCCGTCCTCGTCATCTTCATCGGATCGCTCTCGCTCTTCCCGAAGATCGGGATGGACTTCGTTCCCAAGGAGGACAAGGCGGAGTTCGAGGTGAAAATCGAGGCGAAGCCGGGGATCTCCCTGGAGGAGATGCTCGTCAAATCCCGCAAGGTCGAGGCGCTGGTCAACGGCGTCGACCAGGTGGAGTACACGACGCTGGGCATCGGCTATAACAGCGCACAGGAGATCAACAAGGCGCTGCTCTACGTCAAGCTGACGGACAAAACGAAACGTTCGCAGAACCAGGAGGAGATCATCCAGGCGCTGCGCGGCAAGCTTAAGGGGTTCGACCCGGATCTCTTCATTACCGCGGCGGCCATCCCGAACATCAAAGGCGCCGGGGTCTCCGTGCCGTACCAGATCGTCCTCAAAGGCGACAGTTTCGACTCCCTCACTGCGGCGTCGGATGCGCTCACGGCCTACCTGGCGCAGAAGCAGGGCTTCGTCGACATCGATACGAACCTCGAGGCGGGCAAGCCGGAGCTGCAGATCTCCATTCTGCGAGAGAATGCCAACCGCCTCGGCGTCCGTGCCGAGGATATCGCCAAGGCCCTGGCAACGGCCTTCTCCAGCGACCTGCCGATCTCCCAGTATGAGGAGAACGGCAAGCTTTATGACATCACCCTGCGTTTCGACGACGCCCACCGCGAGGACGTGGAGCAGATCAAGAAGATGGAGCTGCGGACCCCGGCGGGCGACCTCGTCTCCCTTGACGGGCTCGTGACCTTTGAGAACGGCAGCGCGATGGCGGCGGTCAACCGTTTCGACCGCGAACGACAGGTGACGGTCTTCGCCGACCTCTTCGGCCTCGACCTCGGCGGCGCCGTCAGCTACACGATGGCCAAGATCGACGAGCTGATGCCCGAGGGCGTCAACTACCGCTTCACCGGCTTCGCCGAAGAGATGGCCAAGACGGGCAAAGCCTTCGTGACGGCAATAGGACTGACGATCATCATGATCTATATCATCCTGGCGATCCTCTACGAGTCGCTGATCCAGCCCGTCATCATCATGATGGCGCTGCCGCTCTCCATTACGGGGGTTTTGATCGCCCTCTTCTTGAGCGGGCAGCAGTTCAGCCTCTTCGTCATGATCGGCTTCTTCCTGCTGATGGGGATGGTCGGTAAGAACGCCGTCCTGCTCGTCGACTTCGCCAATGTCGCCGTCGAAAAGGGGCGGGAAGTCAACGAGGCGCTGCTCGAGGCGGGCGAAAAGCGTCTGCGACCGATCCTGATGACGACCTTCGCGATGGTCTTCGCGATGCTGCCGCTGGCGTTCGGCAGCGGTTTCGGGAGTGAGACGAAGTCGCCGATGGCCATCGCCGTCATCGGCGGGCTGATCAGTTCGATGATCCTGACCCTCGTCGTCGTGCCCATCATCTACCGCCTCCTCTACCCGCTGGACCGCTGGCTGCGTTCGCACTACGAACGCCGCATCGGGGAGGCGTAA
- a CDS encoding TIGR01777 family oxidoreductase: MRIAISGAGGFIGSHLVRMFEAEGWEVIPLHTKDFSLEDAVFVEKLSGADVIAHLAGASINRRWTEAYKKELYESRVKTAEKLVRAMAMMAEKPKLFICTSAVGIYASTGKYDEENAVYANDFLGRLAQNWEAAAMQANAVGIRTIIFRYGIVLGHGGGILKEMLLPFRLGLGGTIGDGTQPFTWVHIDDLMRGYLFVTRHPDMEGVYNLMAPTPTTNYGLTKTLGRVLHRPTFMTVPRFLLKLRFGSEGGEALAGGQYALPKRLLEAGFTFKFKTVDAALEDLFGS, encoded by the coding sequence ATGAGAATCGCAATCAGCGGCGCAGGCGGGTTTATCGGAAGTCACCTGGTACGCATGTTCGAAGCGGAAGGGTGGGAGGTGATCCCGCTCCACACAAAGGATTTTTCGCTTGAGGATGCCGTCTTCGTCGAGAAACTTTCCGGGGCGGACGTCATCGCCCACCTGGCCGGAGCCTCGATCAACAGGCGCTGGACGGAGGCGTATAAAAAAGAGCTCTACGAGAGCCGAGTGAAAACGGCCGAGAAGCTCGTGCGCGCCATGGCGATGATGGCAGAAAAACCCAAGCTCTTCATCTGTACGTCGGCGGTGGGAATTTATGCTTCGACGGGCAAATATGACGAAGAAAACGCCGTCTATGCCAACGATTTTCTGGGGCGGCTGGCGCAGAACTGGGAGGCGGCGGCCATGCAGGCCAACGCCGTTGGCATCAGAACGATCATCTTCCGCTACGGCATTGTGCTCGGCCACGGCGGCGGCATTCTCAAAGAGATGCTGCTGCCCTTCAGGCTCGGACTCGGGGGGACGATCGGTGACGGGACACAGCCTTTTACATGGGTGCACATCGACGACCTGATGCGGGGTTACCTTTTCGTTACCCGGCATCCGGATATGGAGGGCGTTTACAATCTGATGGCGCCTACGCCGACGACCAATTACGGTCTGACGAAGACGCTCGGCAGGGTGCTGCATCGCCCGACTTTTATGACCGTGCCCCGTTTCCTACTGAAGCTGCGTTTCGGTTCCGAAGGCGGCGAGGCGCTCGCCGGCGGTCAGTATGCCCTGCCCAAACGGCTGCTGGAGGCCGGATTTACGTTTAAATTCAAAACCGTCGATGCGGCGCTGGAGGACCTATTTGGTTCCTGA
- a CDS encoding DUF4405 domain-containing protein, with product MKPLIKESATSLTALVFFVVGVSGVLLYFHLFDVQVKALHETLGLLFVAAALLHVYFNWKGMKRYFPKKVFMGFTAVLTAVSIAFIASSESGPNPKVTLIDRALNAPLSVSLPLLETDREAAETLLGDRGITLGGADSLAAIARANSVSPFELVMMITAEKE from the coding sequence ATGAAACCGTTGATCAAAGAGAGTGCGACCTCGTTAACGGCACTTGTGTTTTTTGTCGTCGGCGTGAGCGGCGTCCTGCTCTATTTCCACCTCTTCGATGTCCAGGTCAAGGCACTGCACGAGACGCTGGGACTGCTCTTCGTCGCCGCGGCGCTCCTGCACGTCTACTTTAACTGGAAGGGGATGAAGCGGTACTTCCCCAAAAAGGTTTTCATGGGATTCACCGCCGTGCTCACCGCCGTTTCGATTGCGTTTATCGCGTCGTCGGAAAGCGGCCCGAACCCGAAGGTAACCCTGATCGACCGTGCCCTGAACGCACCGCTGTCTGTGTCGCTCCCGCTGCTGGAGACGGACCGGGAAGCGGCTGAAACGCTGCTGGGCGACAGGGGGATTACCCTCGGGGGTGCGGATTCACTGGCCGCGATCGCCCGCGCCAACAGCGTCTCTCCCTTCGAGCTGGTCATGATGATTACCGCGGAGAAAGAGTAA